One window from the genome of Deltaproteobacteria bacterium encodes:
- a CDS encoding sialate O-acetylesterase — MDIFLLMGQSNMAGRGLLEDVEPIRDERIRVFQDGTWTVAEEPLHHDRPTAGIGLAMSFARTVLDANPGTDIGLVPRAVGSTPLERWMPGADLYEGAMAAAAVAGRDGTVKAVLWHQGEHDSKVESDASSYSRRFTSMVNTLRERLDAPSLPVILGELGGYLSERPDFPHYRIVNAELRKVPDALPHSALVNAEGLNDKGDNLHYNARSLRIFGERYANAYLAMQHNP; from the coding sequence ATGGACATCTTCCTTCTCATGGGCCAGTCCAACATGGCGGGCCGCGGCCTCCTCGAAGACGTGGAACCCATCCGTGACGAACGCATCCGCGTATTCCAGGACGGCACCTGGACCGTCGCCGAAGAGCCCCTGCACCACGACCGGCCCACCGCCGGTATCGGCCTCGCCATGAGCTTCGCCCGCACGGTGCTCGACGCCAACCCCGGCACGGACATCGGCCTCGTACCCCGGGCCGTGGGCTCGACCCCTCTGGAACGCTGGATGCCCGGCGCCGACCTCTACGAAGGTGCCATGGCAGCGGCCGCCGTGGCGGGCCGGGACGGCACCGTCAAGGCCGTCCTCTGGCATCAGGGCGAGCACGACTCCAAGGTTGAGTCCGACGCCTCCAGCTACTCCCGCCGGTTCACCAGCATGGTGAACACCCTGAGGGAACGACTCGACGCACCTTCGCTGCCGGTGATCCTGGGTGAGTTGGGGGGATACCTGTCCGAAAGGCCGGATTTCCCGCACTACCGCATCGTCAACGCGGAGTTGCGAAAGGTTCCGGACGCCCTACCCCACTCCGCTCTTGTGAACGCCGAGGGCCTGAACGACAAGGGCGACAACCTTCACTACAACGCCCGGTCTCTGCGGATCTTCGGTGAGCGGTACGCGAACGCGTACTTGGCGATGCAACACAATCCCTAG
- a CDS encoding DUF368 domain-containing protein — MDPTRRPPRGLKHYLYVAFSGLTMGAADVVPGVSGGTMAFIMGVYEELVDALKSFNWRLLLLLVRLRFRDAVAAVPWRFLVVLGTGIAAAVLVLAGPVGWLLDHHPVPLFAFFLGLVLASIVTVAARLRWSVTGVLCLLSGAAAAWWLVGLVPMVMPHDAVTLFLSGAAAVTAMILPGISGSFILLVLGQYEFAIDAVRDHDFLAILPLATGAVCGILPFVRILSWLLRRHHQITIALLIGFMIGSLRRIWPFKEVVPGHGEPPVLRQVNVLPEIDAAFWLALGLCVLGLLLVLGLNRLAGDKKLAGH; from the coding sequence GTGGACCCGACCAGGCGCCCGCCCCGCGGGCTGAAACATTATCTCTACGTTGCCTTCTCCGGCCTGACCATGGGCGCCGCCGACGTCGTCCCCGGCGTTTCCGGCGGCACCATGGCCTTCATCATGGGGGTCTACGAGGAACTCGTGGACGCCCTCAAGTCCTTCAACTGGCGGCTGCTGCTTCTACTGGTGCGCCTCCGCTTCCGCGACGCGGTGGCCGCCGTTCCCTGGCGCTTTCTTGTGGTGCTCGGGACCGGAATCGCCGCCGCCGTCCTGGTCCTGGCCGGCCCGGTAGGCTGGTTGCTGGACCACCACCCGGTGCCGCTGTTCGCCTTCTTTCTCGGCCTGGTCCTGGCCAGCATCGTCACCGTGGCGGCACGGCTGCGTTGGTCCGTGACGGGGGTCCTGTGCCTGTTGTCGGGCGCGGCGGCCGCCTGGTGGCTCGTGGGTCTCGTCCCCATGGTCATGCCCCACGATGCCGTGACGCTCTTCCTGAGCGGCGCCGCCGCCGTGACCGCCATGATCCTCCCCGGCATCTCGGGTTCCTTCATCCTCCTGGTCCTGGGCCAATACGAGTTTGCCATCGACGCCGTCCGCGACCACGACTTCCTCGCCATTCTCCCGCTGGCCACGGGTGCGGTGTGCGGCATCCTGCCGTTCGTCCGGATCCTGAGCTGGCTGCTGCGCCGCCACCACCAGATCACCATCGCCCTGCTCATCGGCTTCATGATCGGCTCGCTGCGAAGGATCTGGCCGTTCAAGGAAGTCGTGCCGGGACACGGTGAACCGCCGGTCCTGCGGCAGGTCAACGTGCTGCCGGAGATCGACGCTGCTTTCTGGCTGGCGCTCGGCCTGTGCGTCTTGGGGCTCCTGCTCGTGCTCGGCCTGAATCGGTTGGCCGGGGACAAGAAGCTTGCCGGACACTGA
- a CDS encoding aminotransferase class IV yields MHEKIVYLNGSFVPESEAKVSVLDMGFHAGDGVYDVTRTFRHKPFKLTEHNDRLYRSLKYTRIDCGLSQDEMEAACLEVLERNRDLLGPDDDYSIWQVVSRGARSSSGPRANTDATVAIYCMDVDFTGFCRHYVEGVTIIVPATRRIPPQCLESKAKITNKMNHIIATFEARQADPKAIPLMLDLDGNIAESNAHNFFAVIDGKVYTPGSKNVLGGITRAVLGELAGPLDLQVEEANLTPYDCLNAEEAFLTSTSPTIVPIKSINGVGFPYDAPGPVTVRLLKGWSNLVGVDIVAQAIDHMEGAEREELRAKWNEKQAALGM; encoded by the coding sequence ATGCATGAGAAGATCGTCTATCTGAACGGCAGCTTCGTGCCCGAGAGCGAGGCCAAGGTGTCGGTTCTCGACATGGGCTTCCACGCCGGCGACGGCGTCTATGACGTGACCCGGACCTTCCGGCACAAGCCTTTTAAGCTCACGGAGCACAACGACCGGCTGTACCGCTCCCTGAAGTACACCCGCATCGACTGCGGCTTGTCGCAGGACGAGATGGAGGCGGCGTGTCTGGAAGTGCTGGAGCGCAACCGGGACCTCCTGGGTCCCGACGACGACTATTCCATCTGGCAGGTGGTGAGCCGAGGCGCGCGCTCCTCGTCGGGCCCCCGCGCCAACACCGACGCCACCGTGGCCATCTACTGCATGGACGTGGACTTCACCGGGTTCTGCCGCCACTACGTCGAGGGCGTCACCATCATCGTGCCCGCCACCCGGCGCATTCCGCCCCAGTGTCTCGAGTCCAAGGCCAAGATCACCAACAAGATGAACCACATCATCGCGACCTTCGAGGCCCGGCAGGCGGACCCCAAGGCCATCCCCCTGATGCTGGACCTCGACGGCAACATCGCCGAGAGCAACGCCCACAACTTCTTCGCGGTCATTGACGGGAAGGTCTACACCCCCGGCTCCAAGAACGTCCTGGGCGGCATCACCCGGGCGGTGCTCGGCGAGTTGGCGGGGCCGCTGGACCTGCAGGTGGAGGAGGCCAACCTGACTCCCTACGATTGCCTGAACGCCGAAGAGGCGTTCCTCACCAGCACCAGTCCCACCATCGTGCCCATCAAGAGCATCAACGGCGTCGGCTTTCCGTACGACGCCCCCGGCCCCGTGACCGTGCGCCTGCTCAAGGGTTGGTCGAACCTCGTGGGCGTGGACATCGTCGCCCAGGCCATCGACCACATGGAAGGAGCGGAAAGGGAAGAGCTGCGGGCCAAGTGGAACGAGAAGCAGGCGGCCTTGGGGATGTAA
- the msrP gene encoding protein-methionine-sulfoxide reductase catalytic subunit MsrP, translating into MLIKRPADIKSSEITDKELYLNRRQFIQGASLGTAALGTSLLAPGLLGPMGTAWGATKLDNVAKGKFSTDEPQTPLKDITSYNNFYEFGTDKGDPKRHSGSLKTRPWTVEVEGEVHKPRTFDIEELLKLPLEERVYRLRCVEAWSMVIPWIGFELSHLIKLVEPTNNAKYIQFVTLYDPEQMPGQRRGILDWPYSEGLRMDEAMNPLTIMGVGLYGEVMPNQNGAPIRLVVPWKYGFKSGKSIVKIRFVEEEPPTSWNIAAPHEYGFYSNVNPTVNHPRWSQASERRIGDFFRRKTLMFNGYEEQVAHLYKGMDLKKLY; encoded by the coding sequence ATGCTGATCAAGAGGCCCGCGGACATCAAGAGCAGCGAGATCACGGACAAGGAGCTATACCTCAACCGGCGCCAGTTCATTCAAGGCGCGTCGTTGGGCACCGCGGCTTTGGGCACGAGCCTTCTGGCTCCAGGGCTGCTCGGCCCCATGGGCACGGCCTGGGGCGCCACCAAGCTCGATAACGTCGCCAAGGGCAAGTTCTCCACCGACGAGCCACAGACGCCGCTCAAGGACATCACGAGCTACAACAACTTCTACGAGTTCGGCACGGACAAAGGCGATCCGAAACGGCATTCCGGCAGCCTCAAGACACGGCCGTGGACCGTGGAAGTCGAAGGCGAGGTACACAAGCCCAGGACCTTCGACATCGAGGAGCTGTTGAAGTTGCCGCTGGAGGAGCGCGTCTACCGCCTGCGCTGCGTGGAGGCGTGGTCCATGGTGATCCCGTGGATCGGGTTCGAACTGAGCCACCTGATCAAGTTGGTGGAGCCCACCAACAATGCCAAGTACATCCAGTTCGTCACGCTGTACGATCCTGAGCAGATGCCCGGCCAGCGCCGGGGCATCCTCGACTGGCCCTACTCCGAGGGGCTGCGCATGGACGAGGCCATGAATCCGCTGACGATCATGGGGGTGGGACTCTACGGCGAGGTGATGCCCAACCAGAACGGAGCGCCCATCCGCCTGGTGGTGCCGTGGAAATACGGGTTCAAGAGCGGCAAGTCCATCGTCAAGATCCGCTTCGTGGAGGAGGAGCCGCCCACGTCATGGAACATCGCGGCCCCCCACGAGTACGGGTTCTATTCCAACGTGAACCCCACGGTGAACCATCCGCGCTGGAGCCAGGCGAGCGAGCGCCGCATCGGCGACTTCTTCCGGCGCAAGACCCTCATGTTCAACGGCTACGAAGAACAGGTGGCGCACCTGTACAAGGGGATGGACCTGAAGAAGCTCTACTGA
- a CDS encoding sulfoxide reductase heme-binding subunit YedZ encodes MKTSTWVRPFTWFKVLVFAASLIPAARLVVGLFTGGLGANPVEFITHTTGTFALIFLMLTLSVTPLRRITGYASLIRLRRMLGLFAFFYTCVHLSTFVVLDHFFDPAAIVQDVFKRPYITAGSVGFLLMVPLALTSTAGWIRRLGGRRWQQLHRLVYFSAIAGVVHFLWLVKADLREPLIFAGVLAVLLGYRVAVWRNAPWRKKRAN; translated from the coding sequence ATGAAAACATCCACCTGGGTCCGGCCCTTCACCTGGTTCAAGGTTCTCGTCTTCGCGGCGTCGCTGATTCCGGCGGCGCGGCTGGTGGTGGGGCTCTTCACCGGCGGGCTCGGCGCCAACCCGGTAGAGTTCATCACCCACACCACCGGCACCTTCGCGCTGATATTCCTGATGCTCACGCTGTCGGTGACGCCGCTCCGGCGCATCACCGGCTACGCCAGCCTCATCCGGCTGCGGCGCATGCTCGGGCTGTTCGCGTTCTTCTACACGTGCGTGCACCTTTCCACCTTCGTAGTGCTGGACCACTTCTTCGACCCCGCCGCGATCGTGCAAGACGTGTTCAAGCGGCCGTACATCACCGCCGGTTCCGTGGGCTTCCTGCTGATGGTCCCGCTGGCCCTCACCTCCACCGCCGGCTGGATCCGCAGGCTCGGCGGGCGCCGCTGGCAGCAACTCCACCGCCTCGTCTACTTCTCCGCCATCGCCGGGGTGGTCCATTTCCTGTGGCTCGTAAAGGCCGACCTGCGGGAGCCGCTCATATTCGCCGGCGTGCTCGCGGTGCTGCTGGGCTACCGCGTCGCGGTGTGGCGCAACGCGCCGTGGCGGAAGAAACGCGCCAACTGA
- a CDS encoding (2Fe-2S)-binding protein, with amino-acid sequence MKQTVRVTVNGRLYEEEVEPRQLLSYFLRETIGLTGTHIGCIIGECGACTVQVNGTLVKSCLMFAVQANGKEITTIEGLAEGDTLHPVQEAFINNYGFQCGYCTPGMIMAADSLLKKNPYPSEEEIREGLAGNLCMCTGYVQIVAAVKEAAGQVDDG; translated from the coding sequence ATGAAACAGACGGTTCGGGTGACCGTCAACGGACGGTTGTACGAAGAGGAAGTGGAGCCGCGCCAGCTTCTCTCCTACTTTCTACGGGAGACCATCGGCCTCACCGGCACGCACATCGGCTGCATCATCGGCGAGTGCGGCGCGTGCACGGTGCAGGTGAACGGGACGCTGGTGAAATCCTGCCTGATGTTCGCGGTGCAGGCCAACGGCAAGGAGATCACCACCATCGAGGGGCTGGCGGAGGGCGACACGCTGCACCCGGTGCAGGAAGCCTTCATCAACAACTACGGCTTCCAGTGCGGTTACTGCACGCCAGGGATGATCATGGCGGCCGACTCTCTGCTCAAGAAGAACCCGTACCCCAGCGAAGAGGAGATCCGCGAGGGTCTGGCGGGCAACCTGTGCATGTGCACCGGATACGTACAGATCGTGGCGGCGGTGAAGGAAGCCGCGGGACAGGTCGACGATGGCTAA
- a CDS encoding xanthine dehydrogenase family protein molybdopterin-binding subunit — translation MANGNPNEYVGLAARSKEGPRLVTGHGRYTDDFTEPGMLQAVFLRSPHAHARIVGVDAAAALNRPDVFAVVTPEDMERDTKPFRPGRYAAGLKKPIAEYAGAVDKVRYVGEPVGAVAARDRSTAEDVLESIAVDYEILPANTDVHQAMAGDDPSVIYEELGANLAWQGTLEYGDTEKAFREADRVVRENLKIHRYSSTPLEPLACIASFDRFSRKLTVRTNTQVPENIYDALRDALQLDDIRVIIPDIGGGFGQKIHLIRKYVVIVALLAIKSGRPVKWIEDRNEHMMAAGHACEQHFDVEAAVKNDGTVTGLRFKEIDDVGGSVSTLTIHFTNKLNNLSNTYKVQNIRADGYSVVTNRCPVIPNRGIGKPGMCYIWERIIDRVAQDLEMDPSEVRFRNLVQPEQMPYTTPNGNVYDSGDYPGLLKRALEKVDYQGLKDEQAREREKGRYLGIGVVIGVEPGGRNAARDMAIFPEMKETPGSGGINGATIKLEKNGTIALYLGSPNCGQAHETTTAQVAAGILGVSPDVISTTTPFDSDIAPWGVAAANSGNNFHLYDIGSIIGAATQLREKVLKVAGHILDAEPSELEIADGVVTVPGYPRRKLTFAELGKVAYNNQSLLPEGIDAGLQTTFYYTFPHAQPNMVPGKDRRVRAQFTFGAGAHVAVVEVDPRTGKVDVLRYLIVGDNGTIINPGVVDGQIYGSAAHGIAVALGEGFVYDDDGQLLTITLTDYGKCSTAETPNVEVEHAPSPSAFTPLGQKAAGEGAAIPSPAAIASAVENALEPFGVKIRHLPLTPERVWQLIQEAQA, via the coding sequence ATGGCTAACGGAAATCCAAATGAATACGTGGGCCTTGCCGCCCGGAGCAAGGAAGGGCCGCGGCTCGTGACCGGACACGGCCGCTACACCGACGACTTCACCGAGCCCGGCATGCTGCAGGCGGTGTTCCTCCGGAGCCCCCATGCCCACGCGCGCATAGTCGGCGTGGACGCAGCGGCCGCCCTTAACCGGCCGGACGTGTTCGCGGTGGTGACGCCCGAGGACATGGAGCGGGACACCAAGCCGTTTCGTCCGGGCCGCTACGCCGCGGGCCTCAAGAAGCCCATCGCCGAGTACGCCGGCGCGGTGGACAAGGTCCGCTACGTGGGCGAGCCCGTGGGCGCGGTGGCGGCTCGGGACCGGAGCACGGCCGAGGACGTCCTCGAATCCATCGCCGTGGACTACGAGATCCTCCCCGCCAACACCGACGTCCACCAGGCCATGGCGGGCGACGACCCCTCCGTCATCTACGAAGAGCTGGGCGCGAACCTGGCCTGGCAGGGCACCCTGGAGTACGGCGATACGGAAAAAGCGTTCCGGGAAGCCGACCGCGTGGTGCGGGAAAACCTCAAGATCCACCGCTACAGCTCGACGCCCCTGGAGCCGCTGGCGTGCATCGCCTCCTTCGACCGCTTCAGCCGCAAGCTCACGGTGCGCACCAACACCCAGGTGCCGGAGAACATCTACGACGCGCTCCGGGACGCGCTCCAGTTGGACGACATCCGCGTCATCATCCCGGACATCGGCGGCGGCTTCGGCCAGAAGATCCACCTGATTCGCAAGTACGTGGTGATCGTGGCGCTGCTGGCCATCAAGTCGGGCCGGCCGGTCAAGTGGATCGAGGACCGCAACGAGCACATGATGGCCGCCGGCCACGCCTGCGAGCAGCACTTCGACGTCGAGGCCGCGGTGAAGAACGACGGCACCGTCACGGGGTTGCGCTTCAAGGAGATCGACGACGTGGGCGGCTCGGTGAGCACCCTCACCATCCACTTCACCAACAAGCTCAACAACCTGAGCAACACCTACAAGGTCCAGAACATCCGCGCGGACGGCTACTCCGTGGTCACCAACCGCTGCCCGGTGATCCCCAACCGGGGCATCGGCAAACCGGGCATGTGCTACATCTGGGAGCGCATCATCGACCGGGTGGCGCAGGACCTGGAGATGGACCCCTCGGAGGTGCGCTTCAGGAACCTGGTGCAGCCCGAGCAGATGCCTTACACGACACCCAACGGCAACGTCTACGACAGCGGGGACTATCCCGGCCTGCTGAAGCGCGCCCTGGAGAAGGTCGACTACCAGGGGCTCAAGGACGAGCAGGCGCGGGAGCGCGAGAAGGGCCGCTATCTCGGCATCGGCGTGGTCATCGGGGTCGAGCCCGGTGGCCGCAACGCCGCCCGGGACATGGCCATCTTTCCCGAGATGAAGGAGACGCCGGGATCCGGGGGCATCAACGGCGCCACCATCAAGCTCGAGAAGAACGGCACCATCGCCCTCTACCTGGGCTCGCCCAACTGCGGACAGGCCCACGAAACCACCACCGCGCAGGTGGCCGCCGGGATCCTCGGCGTGAGCCCCGACGTCATCAGCACCACCACGCCCTTCGACAGCGATATCGCGCCCTGGGGCGTGGCCGCGGCCAACAGCGGCAACAACTTCCACCTCTACGACATCGGCTCCATCATCGGCGCCGCCACGCAGCTCCGGGAGAAGGTGCTCAAGGTGGCCGGACACATCCTGGACGCGGAGCCGTCCGAGCTGGAGATCGCCGACGGGGTGGTGACCGTTCCCGGGTACCCGCGGCGCAAGCTCACCTTCGCCGAGCTGGGCAAGGTGGCCTACAACAACCAGTCGCTGCTGCCCGAGGGCATCGACGCCGGGCTGCAGACCACCTTCTACTACACGTTCCCCCACGCCCAGCCCAACATGGTGCCGGGCAAGGACCGCCGCGTCCGCGCCCAGTTCACCTTCGGTGCCGGCGCTCACGTGGCCGTCGTGGAGGTGGACCCGCGCACAGGCAAGGTCGACGTGCTGCGCTACCTCATCGTCGGGGACAACGGCACCATCATCAACCCCGGCGTGGTGGACGGACAGATCTACGGCTCCGCCGCCCACGGCATCGCCGTGGCCCTGGGCGAGGGCTTCGTCTACGACGACGACGGACAACTCCTCACCATCACGCTGACGGACTACGGCAAGTGCTCCACCGCCGAGACCCCCAACGTCGAGGTGGAGCACGCGCCCTCGCCCTCGGCGTTCACGCCGCTGGGACAGAAGGCCGCCGGCGAAGGGGCCGCCATCCCCTCCCCCGCCGCCATCGCCAGTGCGGTGGAGAACGCCCTGGAGCCCTTCGGCGTCAAGATCCGGCACCTGCCGCTCACCCCCGAGCGGGTATGGCAATTGATTCAGGAGGCCCAGGCATGA
- a CDS encoding xanthine dehydrogenase family protein subunit M gives MIPGAFDYHAPASLEEALSLLSANVDDAKVLAGGQSLLPLMKLRLAKPGVIIDIGGLPEMNFIRDDGDHIAIGALATYTDLAESELILNRCPLLAQAAVVVGDVQVRNRGTVGGGLAHADPAEDLPAAILALDAEIKAAGPDGERWIPAGEFFITMLTTSLMPEELLTEIRVPVRDGYKSAYQKASRQAAGFAIVGVAACLKESADGVCEDIAIGVTGVGDIAYRAEKVEEALRGQMLDDGAIADAAALVTDGVDPIEDVNATPTYRAHLARVYVERTIQAARAG, from the coding sequence ATGATCCCCGGCGCGTTCGACTACCACGCACCCGCTTCCCTGGAGGAGGCCCTGTCGCTGCTGTCCGCCAACGTGGACGACGCCAAGGTCCTCGCCGGCGGCCAGAGCCTGCTGCCGCTCATGAAGCTGCGGCTCGCCAAGCCCGGCGTGATCATCGACATCGGCGGCCTGCCGGAGATGAACTTCATCCGCGACGACGGCGACCACATCGCCATCGGCGCCCTGGCCACCTACACCGACCTGGCCGAGTCCGAGCTGATCCTGAACCGCTGCCCACTGCTGGCCCAGGCTGCCGTGGTGGTGGGCGACGTGCAGGTGCGGAACCGCGGCACCGTCGGCGGCGGCTTGGCCCATGCCGACCCCGCCGAGGACCTGCCGGCGGCCATCCTGGCCCTGGATGCCGAGATCAAGGCCGCCGGCCCCGACGGCGAGCGCTGGATCCCCGCCGGCGAGTTCTTCATCACCATGCTCACCACGAGCCTCATGCCCGAGGAGCTGCTCACCGAGATCCGCGTCCCCGTCCGGGACGGCTACAAGTCCGCCTACCAAAAAGCGTCCCGGCAGGCCGCCGGCTTCGCCATCGTCGGCGTGGCCGCATGTCTCAAGGAATCCGCAGACGGCGTGTGCGAAGACATCGCTATCGGCGTCACAGGCGTGGGCGATATAGCCTACCGGGCCGAGAAGGTGGAAGAGGCACTACGCGGCCAGATGCTCGACGACGGCGCCATCGCTGACGCCGCGGCGCTGGTAACGGACGGCGTCGACCCTATTGAGGATGTCAACGCCACCCCGACCTACCGGGCCCATCTGGCGCGGGTGTACGTGGAGAGGACGATCCAGGCGGCACGGGCGGGGTGA
- a CDS encoding fused MFS/spermidine synthase, translating into MGRVIGSLWLFVLIFLSGFALMGFEMLGSRYLNPYFGSGITTWACLIAVVLFAMMVGYTAGGIVADRSREIWIVSTVLSTVGVYLILVAFLANRVMEAIMLSAGYDFWGTMVASVALTFLPVAFLAALSPFFVRLLLKELEYGGRITGAVYGVSTMGNVLGTLVTVFVFIPNVGTSKITVVFGCVLIACGVASLILSRSGAVRTVG; encoded by the coding sequence ATGGGACGTGTGATCGGTTCGCTGTGGCTGTTCGTGCTGATCTTTCTCTCCGGCTTCGCCCTCATGGGCTTCGAGATGCTGGGCAGCCGGTACCTGAACCCCTATTTCGGCAGTGGCATCACCACCTGGGCCTGCCTGATCGCCGTCGTGCTGTTCGCCATGATGGTCGGCTACACCGCGGGCGGCATCGTCGCCGACCGCTCCCGCGAAATCTGGATCGTATCCACCGTACTCTCCACCGTCGGCGTCTACCTGATCCTGGTGGCCTTCCTGGCAAACCGTGTCATGGAAGCCATCATGCTCTCCGCCGGTTATGACTTCTGGGGCACCATGGTCGCCTCCGTAGCCCTGACGTTCCTGCCCGTGGCGTTTCTCGCGGCCCTCTCACCGTTCTTCGTGCGCCTGCTGCTCAAGGAACTGGAGTACGGCGGCCGCATCACCGGCGCGGTGTACGGCGTTTCGACCATGGGCAACGTGCTCGGCACGCTGGTCACCGTATTCGTGTTCATCCCCAACGTGGGGACGAGCAAGATAACCGTGGTGTTCGGGTGCGTCCTGATCGCGTGCGGCGTGGCCTCTTTGATCCTGAGTCGCTCCGGCGCCGTCCGGACCGTAGGTTGA
- a CDS encoding fused MFS/spermidine synthase, protein MADQVLIAKRESVYNNIYIFKDGPIVTMTFGHNRALYTETVYDTRDELALPSRYTRYMTAVLAYAGDVDRVLEIGFGGGRTAWYLHKTMPDLQVTSVELDPEVFELAKRYFGVRLEPNFNVSIEDGRRYILRRRTQWPVILIDAYRSAFVPFHLLTTEFYKLVKTRVRPGGAVAQNVEPNTMMFDAALVTIGKVFDHVDLYDAGGNVVMIAYDGPRREQAELAATAAKLDGRFGFKYPLSEMVAQRRSVERLPDTDVLTDDFAPVEALRAIERHNRKLDEFLKRKW, encoded by the coding sequence ATGGCGGATCAAGTCCTCATCGCCAAGCGCGAGTCCGTCTACAACAACATCTACATCTTCAAGGACGGGCCCATCGTCACCATGACGTTCGGGCACAACCGGGCTCTCTACACGGAAACGGTTTACGACACGCGCGACGAGTTGGCGCTCCCTTCCCGATACACCCGGTACATGACCGCCGTCCTCGCCTACGCGGGGGACGTGGACCGCGTCCTGGAAATCGGCTTCGGCGGAGGTCGGACCGCATGGTACCTGCACAAGACCATGCCCGACCTTCAGGTCACCTCGGTGGAGCTCGACCCGGAGGTCTTCGAGCTGGCCAAGCGTTACTTCGGAGTCCGGCTCGAACCGAATTTCAATGTCTCCATCGAGGACGGCCGCCGGTATATACTGAGGCGTCGGACACAATGGCCGGTCATCCTGATCGACGCTTACCGGAGCGCCTTCGTGCCCTTTCACCTGCTTACGACGGAGTTCTACAAGCTCGTCAAGACCCGCGTCCGGCCCGGCGGAGCCGTGGCCCAGAACGTCGAGCCCAACACCATGATGTTCGACGCCGCCCTGGTCACCATCGGCAAGGTGTTCGACCACGTGGACCTCTACGACGCGGGCGGCAACGTGGTCATGATCGCCTATGACGGACCCCGGCGCGAACAGGCCGAGTTGGCTGCGACCGCGGCCAAGCTGGACGGCAGGTTCGGGTTCAAATACCCGTTGAGCGAAATGGTCGCCCAAAGGCGCAGTGTCGAGCGCCTCCCGGACACCGACGTGCTCACCGACGATTTCGCGCCGGTGGAAGCGCTGCGCGCCATCGAGCGGCACAACCGCAAGCTGGACGAGTTCCTCAAAAGGAAGTGGTGA
- a CDS encoding VOC family protein, with translation MSKLTQFRSWNFNADDLEQTVSFYQDVLGATVRKKHKVAGVDVVRLNLGNAVLGVFDASKDRHPRVPHHTFEIDARGEPEDFVKEIEARGAKVSEIRRHDDGKGYSVYVVDPSGNRLELSTSSG, from the coding sequence ATGTCTAAGTTGACGCAATTTCGTTCGTGGAATTTCAATGCCGATGACCTGGAACAGACCGTGAGTTTCTACCAGGACGTGTTGGGCGCGACCGTGCGCAAGAAACACAAGGTCGCCGGCGTCGACGTCGTCCGGCTCAATCTCGGCAACGCCGTCCTGGGCGTCTTCGATGCCTCCAAGGACCGCCACCCACGCGTGCCGCACCACACCTTCGAGATCGACGCCCGCGGCGAGCCCGAGGACTTCGTCAAGGAGATCGAGGCGAGGGGCGCCAAGGTGAGCGAGATCCGACGCCACGACGACGGCAAGGGCTACTCCGTCTACGTCGTCGACCCCAGCGGCAACCGCCTGGAGTTGTCCACGTCTTCCGGGTAG